A stretch of DNA from Natrinema sp. HArc-T2:
TGCGACGAACCCGTCGCCAGCGTCCATCGTGGGCTCCATGCTCCCGGTGGCGACGTAGCCGAGCAGGATCGGCTGGCCGAGCAGTTGTCCGACGAGTAGCAAGACGACGACCAACGCGAGGGCGTACCCGAGCCCTCGCTTGAGGAGTGTACCAGCAGTCATCGACGAGTTGCGAGGACGGTCATGGATAGCTGACTGTTCGACTGTACGAACGTTCTGTGGCAGTATAAAGTCCGCGAGAGGTGCGAGAGTTCAGTGAGATGCGACTCCGAGCCGCGATTAGCGAACGATCGCCCACCGGCGGTTCGCCGACACCGCCAAGAACAACAGCCCCGCCGTCGCCGGCGGTGCAAGCGCTGCCGTCGTCACCGCCGCGAGTTCGCGGTTCTGCAGTGTACCCACCGCTGGCTCCGCGACCGATACCTCGCCCGCGGGGACGCCGCTGACTGCGATTTCGTAGGTCCCCGGTGTCGCGAACTCCCGCTCGAATGTCACCGTCCGCTCGCTGTTCGCCGGAATCGAGACGGCCCGGCTGTCGACGACGATGCCGTCGACCGCTACCTCGAGCGTCCGATCGACCCCCCTGTCGGTCGGATTCGTGACTGTCGCCCGAACGGTGGTCGCGTCGCCTGTGGTGACCGTTGTGCTATCGACACTAGCGTTGACGACGTCGATCGGCGGCCCCCCGACGGTCACCGACTGGCTGCCTGCTCCCGTGATTCCCACCTCGTACGTGCCGGGCCAGTACATCGTGCGTTCGAACGTGACCGTTCGTTCTTCCCCCGGCTCGAGGTCGATCGTGCGCTGATCGACGACGGTTCCGTCGACGGTGAGCTGTGCTGTGGTCTCGCCCGACGCGTCACCGAAGTTGCGATAGGTCGCGGTCGCCGTGATCGTGTCTCCAGTCTCGAGCGTCGTCGACGAGACGTTCAGGTCCGAACGTTCGATCTCCGGCGATGGGTCGTGGTCTTCCTCGTCGTCGTATTGTACAGTGAGCGTGAACGTCTCCGTTCCTCCCTGTGCGACGTTGGTATCGACGGCAACGCCGATGTGTTCGGTGTCGCCGGCGGCGGGGTCGAGTGGATTCGAACTGGTGATCGTGTTGGTTGGATCGTCCCCTTCGTAGAACGTGAGCCCGCTGACGTTGTGCTCGATCCAGACTCGTTCGACGGTCTCGTTGGTGACCGTGATCGTGAAGACATCGTCCGCGCGTGTGATCGCGCGGTCGTTGAGTTTCTCGAGGTTTAGCTCGAGTTGGCCGTCCTCGATCGCGGCGTAGTCGCCGTTCGGTGAGGAAGACTCGAGTATAATCCCGCCGGAGGTATCGTCCTTGAGGGTCATAGCAGCAGTCGATACTGCAAGAACGGTAGTGAGGAGAAGGGCGACGGCGAGTAATAATACTCTATTTCTATTGGGGGACATAGTCGTTGACGCTATCGATATATTTTATTAACTAACAGCCAACAACAATCAAAAGGCATACCCCAGAAATGTGTGCCGCTATTGGCTATTCCTTATGAAGTTGATTCTGCAGCAACGATGGTAACATTCTCGATGCTGCTCGGGTCACCTTGATTCGTATCGATCTTGATGTCAACCACAAGTGTGGCAGACTGGTTACCGACTGTAACCGAATTACCGGACCCGACAATGGAATTTCCATCAGTACCAGAGATACCGTCCGATTCCGAACTATACTGGAAGTCGATCACCGATCTGTTGACTGGATCTTCGTTTTTGATGTAAACTTCCTTGTTTCCATCATTTGCGTTGTTTTCGATGGTAAGCGCACCATTCACAGTAGTGGTGGCGTTATCATTCAGACTGTTAAATCCAAACGTGATAATGTCCTCTCCGGCTGCTCCCTGATCATCCTTAACAACATACTCACCATCTCCAGTCAGATTGAGATAGCCATTACTATCGCCATTGACCACGAATTCGGCGTCACGGTCCGCGGTCACCTGAGTAAACGCGCCCGACGCGATCACCACACCACCCATCATAACCACCATACCGAGCGTCATCAGCACTTTTTTTCTGTTCATTGTTATTTTGTCAGTTGGTATTTGGCACCGGAATCGTAGGTATCGATTACCGGGCCATCTCTATTCCGTCGTAGGGACGGTATCCACTTTGTATTGAGTATCCAGAATAGCTGAAAGATTGGCTATACTGACGTTCAAGGTTTTCCTGAACATTGTCACGACCATCTCGAACAGTACGCATTGACCCAAGAACTTCCCAGACAACAGTACTCGGCAGCAAGTCTTATCTATCAACAGTTCGAATATTCATGCGAAAGGGGGATGGCGACGACCAGTGAAAGCAAAGCGGCTACATCGAAGACTGCAGGTCAGGGCGAAGAGTCGCGACAAGGCGAGATTTTCGACCTACTGAGCAATCAGCGCCGTCGCTACGCCATTCACTACTGCAAGCGCGAGGACGACCCCGTCACGCTCAGCGACCTCGCCGAACACGTCGCTGCCTGGGAACTCAACAAAGAGGTCGAGGAAATTACCTCCACCGAGCGAAAGCGCGTCTACACCTCACTTCAGCAGAGCCATCTGCCGACACTCGAGCGCGCCAATGTAATCGAGTTCGACGACCGCACGATCGAACTCACCGACGAGGCTGCCGAACTCGAGGTCTATCTCGACGTCGTACCCGGCGATTCGATCCCGTGGGGCGTCTATTATCTGGGGCTAACGGTGATCGGCTCGGTTGTGATGGCTGGGTTGTGGCTCGAAATCGTACCGACCGATATAATTCCGGAACTCGGCTGGGCGACATTAGTATTTGGTCTATTTGCCGTTTCGGCTATCGTGCACGTGGTACAGAACCGGCGGATGCGACTCGGTGAAATGGAGCGACCACCATGAAGGTGATCAAGAATCTGGCGCTTGTGTTCATTGTAGTAGGAGCGGTGTTGCTGGGTGGGCCAGTATTTGGCTTCAGTTCGTTTGCTGCCGACCGAGATGCGGATGTTAACGTTGCAGATGATACGTCGGCATATCTCGGCATCTTCGACAATTCACCGAACCAAAGCGCAGATGTAATTTCAAAGAATGGTGGGGAGGGAACAGTCTACTATCTCGATGACAACACTGGCACCTTTGATGCTGCAGCTATCGACGCGGAGGTCATCGAATTTTCTGGGAGTTCGACAGGTCTTGTTGCACAGGTTGATACCACGGATACCACCCATGATTTCGCTGTGGGAGTCTCATGTGGAACTTCGGATCTAAAAGATACTGGGAACGTGACCATTCATCTGAACGCGAGCGACAATCCTACGATTGATCTTGAAAGAACGACGAGTAGCCAGATTGAGGTAGACTGTAAAGGCAAAAGCAGTGCCCTCTTTGAGGTAACGAGTGCAGCGTCGACAGGAGACAATAATAATACCGCTGTGATAGACATCAAGAACAACGGTGCCGCAGAGACCGTGAAGGGTATCAGCATCGATAGCACTAGCTCGAGCG
This window harbors:
- a CDS encoding CARDB domain-containing protein encodes the protein MTLKDDTSGGIILESSSPNGDYAAIEDGQLELNLEKLNDRAITRADDVFTITVTNETVERVWIEHNVSGLTFYEGDDPTNTITSSNPLDPAAGDTEHIGVAVDTNVAQGGTETFTLTVQYDDEEDHDPSPEIERSDLNVSSTTLETGDTITATATYRNFGDASGETTAQLTVDGTVVDQRTIDLEPGEERTVTFERTMYWPGTYEVGITGAGSQSVTVGGPPIDVVNASVDSTTVTTGDATTVRATVTNPTDRGVDRTLEVAVDGIVVDSRAVSIPANSERTVTFEREFATPGTYEIAVSGVPAGEVSVAEPAVGTLQNRELAAVTTAALAPPATAGLLFLAVSANRRWAIVR